The nucleotide sequence TCGGTGCTCACACTGGTGATCTTCATCCAACTGTCGAAATTGCCGGCACCGTCGACGCTCCAGGCGGGGAACACGCAGGTGCGATTTCCGGGATTGAAATTTTCGGGATTCATCGCCGCGCCCTGCGTCGTTGAATTTTCGCTCGTCGCATTACCGGCCTTGTCTCCGTTGGCCATGATCAATGCCTCGGTCGGCGTGAGTGGCACGTAGGTCGGCATATTTTCGCAGTCATAACCATCCATGTTTTCCACGCCGTCACAGCCGGTAAAAAAATCCTGTCCCGCTATCGCGTTTTTCCGAATCTCGCGGTTCCACTGGTAGGCGGAGCGGCGCATGGCTTCCAGCAAATCGCTGGGTAGAATGCGCACGTTTTGATCGTTGGAGATCAACGCAAGGCAATCGCCCGCTCCCATTCCATCAGAGCAGAGGTCCATGAACGGCAATTCCAGATCGATCGTATCTCCGCTCAGCGGCCAGCGCGAGGGATAGCCCACGAAGTTCGGGCCAACGTGATCCGGGCCGTTCCGGCCCAGGTGAAGAACGAAATAGGCGTTGAGGTTCGCATCGTTGGGATTGGTAAAGACCTGCGCCTGCGAGGCCGATGCGGCCGGAAGGCTCAGTGCCAAGGCCAGCGCGGCGGCGACAAAGCGGCGCATTGAGAATAGCTGGGTCACGAAAAACTCCTTGAAGTTGCTCACAGGGGCGGGAGATTGCGGAACACCCCCGCCCGGGGCTGCATGGAGACCTGTTCGAACTATGGCACAGGCTCCGCGGTCATTCTAGCCACCTTGCGGCGGCTTTGGCGTGAGCCAGTTCACGATTTCGCTCGCACATGCTGAGCAGGCGGCAGCTCTGCGAACGCGCCTGCTTGCCGCGCCGGTGCAGACGGACTACTTACCCGCTCCATGAGCGACTCAAAGCCAGTTGTCACCCGTTTTGCCCCCTCTCCCACCGGTCCGCTGCACATCGGCGGCGCGCGCACGGCCCTCTATAACTATCTGTTCGCCCGTGCCAACGGCGGGAAGTTCCTGATCCGCATGGAAGATACCGACCGCGAGCGTTCGCGCCGCGAGTTCGAGCGCGAGATTCTCGACTCGCTCGCCTGGATGGGGATGAGCTGGGACGGTGACCCGCTCTACCAGAGTCAGCGCACCGAGGCATACCAGAAGACCGTCGAGCAGATGCTCGTCGAGGGAAAGGCCTACAAGGACTACACGCCGGCCGACAAGCTCGAAGAAATGCGGAAGGAAGCGCAGGCCAACAAACAGCCCTTTCTCTTCCGCGAGGAAATGGGAACGCCCGAGCCGCCAAGCGAAGATGCGCCCTTCGTCATTCGTTTCCGCTTTCCCTCCGAGGGAAAAGTCGGCTTCGACGATGCGGTCACCGGCCCGGTGGAGGCGCCCGCGCAGCAGTTCGACGATCTCATCCTCGTTCGCTCCGACGGCAACCCGGTCTTTCATCTCTGCAACGTGCTCGACGACATCCACCAGGGCGTCACCCATGTCATTCGCGGCAACGATCACCAGACCAACACCTTCAAGCACGTCGCGCTCTACGACGCACTCGGCGCGCCGCGCCCGGTCTTCGCGCACATCCCGCTGATCGCGGGGCCCGACGGCAAGAAGCTCTCCAAGCGCGACGCCGCGCGCAGCACCCTCGAATACAAGGAGCAGGGCTACCTGCCCGAAGCGCTCGTGAACTTCCTGGCGCGCATCGGCTGGGGCTACGGCGATGAAGAGGTCTTCTCCATGGAAGACCTGCTCAACAAGTTTGGACTCGAAGGCGTGGGAAAAAGCATGGGCGCCTTTAATCCCGAAAAGCTCGACTGGCTCAACCAGCACTGGATGGCCAAAGCCGACGACGCGCGGCTGGCAGCGCTCATGTCCGAGCACCTGCGCCATGAGCCGGGGCTTTCCATCCCGCCCGACGATCATCTGGCGCGCATCGTCGCCGCGCAGAAAGAGCGCAACAAGACCGTGCGCGAAATGGCCGAAGCATCGTGGTATTTCTTCAAGCGTCCCAAGGAATACGACGCAAAGGCGCGCCAGAAGTTCCTGGGCGCCGAGAGCCTGGAACTGCTCGCCGAGTATGCAAAGCTCCTCGAAGCGCTCGCAAGCTTCGACGCGCAGGTGCTCGAAGACCTGACCAATGACTTTCTTGAGAAGAAAGAGCTCAAGCTCGGCAAGATCGCCCAGCCCCTTCGCGTGGCGCTCACCGGCGGTCCGGTGAGCCCCGGCATCTACGACGTCATGGAACTGCTGGGCAAGGACGAGGTCCTCGCCCGGCTCCAGCAGGCCCAGGACCTGGGCAGCGCGGCCTGAGAGATACCCTCATTGCGCGCTCCCCCGTGGCGGGGGAGCTGTCCGGCAACGCCGGACTGAGGGGGTGTCGGGCGCGGTGCAAAATCCCACGGCAATTCAGGCATGGGTTTGGCAAGCCAAACCCCTACCCGATCACCGGCAGGGGCATGGTTTGCCATGCCCATTCACCGAACGGCGAGGGTTCTCCCTTCCCGCGAGCTGCCTGCTAGACTCCCCGGCATGCAGTATCTCAGCAAAGCCATTCTCTATCTCGTCAGCCTGATCCGCGCCGGTATTCGCAAGCTCTTTCTCGCGGTGCGCGGCTACAACGTGCTGCGCCTGCACCTGCACGGCCCCCTACCCGATCGCACCCGCGCGCCGGGGCTGATGGCCGCGTTCTCGGGAAGGCGCTTCGGTCCCGCGCTCCTCGACGTGCTCATTGCGCTGGACCGCGCGCGCCGCGACGAGCGCATCGAAGTCGTCACTGTCGAGATCGAGTCGCTGGCCTGCGGCATGTCACGCGCCGAGGAGATCCGCCGCGCGCTTGCGCGCGTTCGCGAGGCCGGAAAGCGCGTGATCGCCGTGCTCGAAGAGCCCGGCATGGGCGAATACCTGGCGGCGCTCGGCGCCAGCGAGATCGTGCTCGCACCCGCGGGCTCACTCAACGTGAGCGGGCTTGCCTCCGAAGTAATGTTCCTCAAGGGCCTTCTGGACAAGGCCGGCGTGGAAGCGCAGCTCGCCGCGCGCGGCAAGTACAAGAGCGCGCGCGAGATGTTTACTGAAGATGAGATGAGCGCGGCCAACCGGGAGATGACCGAAGCCCTGGTCGGCGATCTCTACGAGCAGCTCATCGCGGAAATCGCACGCCACCGCAAGATGGAGCCCGAGGCGGCCCGCGCCGCGCTCGATCGCGGGCCTTTTCTTGCCAGCGAGGCAGTCGAGCTGAGCCTCGTCGATCGCACCGGTTACCTGGATGACATCGACGAAGCGCTGGAGAAGGAACTTCCGAAGGTCCTGCCGCTCAAGCTACAGCCCTACCTGCGCGTGAGCGTCCCCGACGAGCGCGCGGCGACGGCGCGACCCACCCCCATCGCCATCGTGGAGGTGAGCGGTCACATCAAGAGCGGGCGCAGCACCCCCGGCTCCGACGGCACCATGCGCGCGACCGGCTCGCGCAGTTTCATTCACGAGCTCGAAAAGGCCGCCGCGCACCCGAGCGTCGAAGCGGTATTGCTGCGCATTGATTCCCCCGGCGGCAGCGGACTGGCCAGCGATCTCATGTGGCATGCCCTGGGCAAGGTGGCCAAGGACAAACCCGTCGTCATTTCCATGAGCAATGTCGCCGCCTCAGGCGGCTACTACGTGGCAGCGATTGCGCCGGGCTGCCCGATCCTTGCCACCGCCAGCACGATCACCGGCAGCATCGGCGTGCTCGGCGGCAAGTTCGCGCTGGGTGAGCTCTACGAGAAACTCGGCATCAAGAAGGAAATCATCTCCCGCGGCGCGCGGGCGACCTATCACAGCGACTACCGACTCTACAGTGACGATGAGTTGCAAAAGCTGCGCGGCGACATCGATGCCTTCTACGTGGACTTCGTCTCGAAGATGGCGCAGGCCCGCGCCCGCAGCTTCGACGATATCGACGCCGTGGCGCAGGGTCGCGTGTGGACCGGCAAGCAGGCGCTGGAGATCGGGCTGGTTGACGAACTGGGCGGGATGATCGATGCCTTCGACCTGCTGCGAAAGAAACTGCAGCTTCCCGAGTGGGCGCCGCTGGCGCTCATTGAAGCGCCCGGGCGCAAGCGGCGCTGGCCCCTTCGGCTGGAATGGAATTTCGAGGAGAGTCCGCTCTCAAAAAGTAAATATGGCGCCATTGGCGGTGCACTCGAAAGCGCGCTCTTTCGTCCCGCGCAGCTCGCCGCGCTCTTTGCGCGCGACCGCGTGCTGGCCCTGCTGCCCTTCGAGATCAACTTCCGCTAGCGGGCATGGCAATATCGCGGGCTTCAATGACTGCGTGGGTCCACTTGATGCCCTCGGCACTTCCGAAGACGACGATCACCGACGCCAGCACGACCAGCGCCGGGAGCAGCCACCTGAGGTATTCGCGATCATCCTCTCCCACCTTGAAGGGCGGATAAGCGAGCATCGGCAGCACGTAGAGCTGCCCCAGCACGCACCAGAGAAGTGGGGAAGCAAAGAGCGCGTCGAGGCTGGAGGGCTTGATCAGGATCGTCGCCCCCACCCAGACAATACTGCCCACCACCCAGAGCCAGTTGTTGTTGATCAGTGCATGGATGGTCAGACCGACCCCCATGCCAACGATCAGCAGAAGGCCCAGTGCCAGAGGCACAAACCAGACCCGCACGAGCTTGATGAAACCGGCTGCTTCTTCTTCGGTCGGAAGCGGCTGCCCACGTTCCTTGAACATGCGCACCAGTGTTTCCTGGATCGCCGCGTCGGTGGGGTCCTCGGGCGCGGGCGGCTCGATCTCTTTTTGTTTTTCGAGCTGCGCGCCGCGCTCGGCCGCCAGCAGCTCGCGGTCGCGCTCGCGCATCTCGTCTTCCACGTCGAGCACCTGGTTGCGGTATTCAGCCGGCACCTTGTTGATGTCGTCGGTGAAGTGGTTCGCCCCGCTCGAATCGGTCCACTTGTAGATCTCGGCAAAGGCCGCGGGCGCATGCGCCAGCAGGAATGCGCCCAGCAACGCGATCAGCAGTTTGTTTTTCACTTGTCCTGCTCTTTCGCCACGTCGATGATTCCCTCGACAGTGGCTTCTTCCTTGGCGCAGATGCCGCCGGCTTCGTAGCAATAGAAGTAGTGAACGCTGGCGCGGTAGGGATAGCTTCCCGGTTCAATGCCGGCGGGCACTTCCACGTCGATCTTCACTGCGGGCGGCGCGGCCTCATAGTAGGCAAGCCGCCCCTTCTCCTGCTCTTCGGGCGTAAGGTCGCGGGCGTAGACCTTTCCCTCTGGGCCTTTGAGGTCGCCGTAGGCGGAAAAATCCTTGAGGTAGGCCGGCGGGTAGATGGGCACCTTCACCTTCGCCCTGGGAACGAACTCGAACGCGAGCGAGATGTGCTCTCCCGCACGCGCCGAGAGCGGCGGCGGCGCCATCACCTCGATGGGCGCTTCCTCAAAGAGCTCGTTGTGGGGCTTCTTTCCGCTATCCAGCAGCGAGCCACGCTGGGCCAGTTGCAGCGGCGCCTGGGCCGGCGCTGCCGCCGTGGCGGCATGCGCGGGGGCCTGATTGCCGGGTGCGGCATCGGTCGGTCCGCTCGTGCAGGCCCAGATTCCCAGCGCCAGGGCGCTCATGATGGCTTTCTTTCGCATCCTCACTGCGCGCTTCCTTCTTCGGCATTCTCGGCCTGAACAGGTTCCGGCGTCTGTGACATGGACTCCACCGGCGTGTCCGCTGCTTCCTCAGATGCGCGGGCGGGCATCTCGGCTTCCATTGCTGCCCGCTCCTGCGCTTCAAGCTCCTGCGGCGTGGGCTCGCCCGGCATCGCC is from Chrysiogenia bacterium and encodes:
- a CDS encoding glutamate--tRNA ligase encodes the protein MSDSKPVVTRFAPSPTGPLHIGGARTALYNYLFARANGGKFLIRMEDTDRERSRREFEREILDSLAWMGMSWDGDPLYQSQRTEAYQKTVEQMLVEGKAYKDYTPADKLEEMRKEAQANKQPFLFREEMGTPEPPSEDAPFVIRFRFPSEGKVGFDDAVTGPVEAPAQQFDDLILVRSDGNPVFHLCNVLDDIHQGVTHVIRGNDHQTNTFKHVALYDALGAPRPVFAHIPLIAGPDGKKLSKRDAARSTLEYKEQGYLPEALVNFLARIGWGYGDEEVFSMEDLLNKFGLEGVGKSMGAFNPEKLDWLNQHWMAKADDARLAALMSEHLRHEPGLSIPPDDHLARIVAAQKERNKTVREMAEASWYFFKRPKEYDAKARQKFLGAESLELLAEYAKLLEALASFDAQVLEDLTNDFLEKKELKLGKIAQPLRVALTGGPVSPGIYDVMELLGKDEVLARLQQAQDLGSAA
- the sppA gene encoding signal peptide peptidase SppA — its product is MQYLSKAILYLVSLIRAGIRKLFLAVRGYNVLRLHLHGPLPDRTRAPGLMAAFSGRRFGPALLDVLIALDRARRDERIEVVTVEIESLACGMSRAEEIRRALARVREAGKRVIAVLEEPGMGEYLAALGASEIVLAPAGSLNVSGLASEVMFLKGLLDKAGVEAQLAARGKYKSAREMFTEDEMSAANREMTEALVGDLYEQLIAEIARHRKMEPEAARAALDRGPFLASEAVELSLVDRTGYLDDIDEALEKELPKVLPLKLQPYLRVSVPDERAATARPTPIAIVEVSGHIKSGRSTPGSDGTMRATGSRSFIHELEKAAAHPSVEAVLLRIDSPGGSGLASDLMWHALGKVAKDKPVVISMSNVAASGGYYVAAIAPGCPILATASTITGSIGVLGGKFALGELYEKLGIKKEIISRGARATYHSDYRLYSDDELQKLRGDIDAFYVDFVSKMAQARARSFDDIDAVAQGRVWTGKQALEIGLVDELGGMIDAFDLLRKKLQLPEWAPLALIEAPGRKRRWPLRLEWNFEESPLSKSKYGAIGGALESALFRPAQLAALFARDRVLALLPFEINFR
- a CDS encoding DUF4124 domain-containing protein gives rise to the protein MKNKLLIALLGAFLLAHAPAAFAEIYKWTDSSGANHFTDDINKVPAEYRNQVLDVEDEMRERDRELLAAERGAQLEKQKEIEPPAPEDPTDAAIQETLVRMFKERGQPLPTEEEAAGFIKLVRVWFVPLALGLLLIVGMGVGLTIHALINNNWLWVVGSIVWVGATILIKPSSLDALFASPLLWCVLGQLYVLPMLAYPPFKVGEDDREYLRWLLPALVVLASVIVVFGSAEGIKWTHAVIEARDIAMPASGS